From Pandoraea norimbergensis, the proteins below share one genomic window:
- a CDS encoding enoyl-CoA hydratase/isomerase family protein, with product MTTLRETPVSEVLRDDSLADEGLVTLTLSNPGKLNAISVAMWRALRAHLLALDAESHVRAIVIRGAGGNFAAGADIEEFPVERGSYDALRRYHGEIIGPTLEALANCRHPSVALIEGVCVGGGLEIAAHCDLRIAAEGSRFGVPINKLGFPMAPGELKGVLALVERATALEILLEGRVFGAAEAREKGLLTRVVDDESVEEAGYACARRIAAGAPLAAQANKWLIARLAPAVPALSEAEWQRAFAYWNSDDHREGVAAFLEKRPPVFQGR from the coding sequence ATGACAACACTTAGGGAGACACCTGTGAGCGAAGTCTTACGCGACGACAGTCTGGCGGACGAAGGGCTGGTGACGCTGACGCTCTCGAACCCCGGCAAGCTCAACGCCATCTCGGTGGCCATGTGGCGCGCGTTGCGGGCGCATCTGCTCGCACTGGACGCCGAGTCCCATGTGCGCGCGATCGTGATTCGTGGCGCGGGCGGTAATTTTGCCGCAGGCGCAGATATCGAGGAGTTTCCCGTCGAGCGCGGCAGCTACGATGCACTGCGCCGGTATCACGGCGAAATCATTGGGCCGACGCTGGAAGCGCTGGCGAATTGCCGGCATCCGAGCGTCGCGTTGATCGAAGGCGTGTGCGTGGGCGGTGGTCTGGAGATCGCTGCACATTGCGACTTGCGCATCGCCGCCGAAGGGTCGCGCTTTGGCGTGCCCATCAACAAGCTGGGGTTTCCGATGGCGCCGGGCGAACTCAAGGGCGTGCTGGCGTTGGTCGAGCGTGCCACCGCGTTGGAAATCCTGCTCGAAGGCCGGGTGTTCGGCGCTGCCGAGGCCCGCGAAAAAGGCTTGCTTACGCGGGTGGTGGACGACGAGTCGGTGGAAGAGGCCGGTTACGCTTGCGCCCGGCGCATTGCGGCCGGTGCGCCGCTCGCCGCGCAAGCGAACAAGTGGCTGATTGCCCGACTGGCACCGGCCGTGCCGGCGTTGTCCGAAGCCGAGTGGCAGCGCGCCTTCGCGTATTGGAATTCCGACGATCATCGCGAAGGCGTGGCCGCGTTTCTCGAAAAGCGCCCGCCGGTGTTTCAGGGACGATGA
- a CDS encoding malonyl-CoA decarboxylase domain-containing protein: MKDEPILSAMTAPVSLSLSASSASSERTTPESAVDVSAPVPSPSKPSLKARLGQWFGRGGAGGTGGPGEGGKPDAKGDGKVAPAKLSARAEAALRRQLAQCLSARLTDSAANEAARDFMTRYCEAPPSEQLALLQVVADVCGSTDSVGSDGGKDGDATPKRAASGLAGALGSERVRFLKRFNALPDGLPFLVRWRADMLHHRAALPGLAALEDDLGSLFSTWFDVGLLELHPITWDSPASLLEKLMRYEAVHEISSWADLRNRLDSDRRCYAFFHPRMPREPLIFVEVAFVPDMAADVHSLLDEKAPLEDLRRVRWAIFYSISNTQPGLRGVSFGNFLLKRVIDELHVDFPKLRNFATLSPIPGFSDWLKSLPATGVAQTLGPKRLKLLAQDTSLAAEATGAQLVAWLQASPERKSAQALQRAIGEALAAHYLARERVRGQPRDPVARFHLGNGARVERINWHADLSKKGAKQSCGMMVNYLYEPDELDANLQRLIDGEAALGRAVSRLL, encoded by the coding sequence ATGAAGGATGAGCCGATCCTGTCCGCGATGACCGCCCCGGTCTCGCTTTCCCTGTCCGCGTCATCCGCGTCCTCGGAGCGTACGACGCCCGAGAGTGCGGTGGACGTGAGCGCGCCGGTGCCGTCGCCGTCGAAGCCGTCGCTGAAAGCGCGGCTGGGACAGTGGTTCGGACGCGGCGGGGCCGGCGGCACGGGAGGTCCGGGCGAGGGCGGCAAGCCGGATGCGAAGGGCGACGGCAAGGTGGCGCCGGCCAAGCTCTCCGCGCGAGCCGAAGCGGCGCTGCGGCGTCAGTTGGCGCAGTGTCTGTCGGCACGGTTGACCGATTCGGCGGCCAACGAAGCGGCGCGCGACTTCATGACGCGTTACTGCGAAGCGCCCCCGTCTGAGCAACTCGCACTGCTGCAAGTGGTGGCGGATGTCTGCGGCAGCACGGACAGCGTGGGTAGTGACGGCGGGAAAGATGGCGATGCGACGCCAAAGCGTGCCGCCAGCGGATTGGCGGGGGCACTCGGCAGTGAGCGCGTGCGCTTTCTCAAGCGTTTTAACGCGCTGCCGGATGGCCTGCCGTTTCTCGTGCGCTGGCGTGCCGACATGCTGCATCACCGTGCCGCCTTGCCGGGGCTTGCTGCCCTTGAAGACGATCTCGGCAGCCTGTTCTCGACATGGTTTGACGTCGGCCTGCTTGAGTTGCATCCGATCACGTGGGACTCACCCGCATCGTTGCTCGAAAAGCTCATGCGTTATGAAGCAGTGCACGAAATCTCGTCGTGGGCAGATTTGCGCAACCGGCTGGATTCCGACCGTCGCTGCTACGCGTTTTTCCATCCGCGCATGCCGCGCGAGCCGCTGATTTTTGTGGAAGTCGCCTTCGTGCCCGACATGGCCGCAGACGTGCATTCACTGCTCGACGAAAAGGCGCCGCTTGAAGACCTGCGGCGCGTGCGCTGGGCCATCTTCTATTCCATCTCGAACACGCAGCCGGGGCTGCGCGGCGTGAGTTTCGGCAACTTCCTGCTCAAGCGGGTGATCGACGAGTTGCACGTCGATTTTCCGAAGCTGCGCAACTTCGCCACGCTCTCGCCGATTCCGGGGTTTAGCGACTGGTTGAAGTCGTTGCCGGCCACCGGCGTCGCACAAACGCTTGGGCCTAAGCGACTGAAGCTGCTCGCGCAGGATACGTCGCTGGCCGCCGAGGCCACCGGTGCACAACTGGTCGCGTGGTTGCAGGCGTCGCCCGAGCGCAAGAGTGCGCAGGCGCTGCAACGTGCCATTGGCGAAGCACTCGCTGCGCACTATCTCGCGCGCGAGCGCGTGCGCGGGCAGCCGCGTGACCCGGTGGCGCGCTTTCACTTGGGCAACGGCGCCCGCGTGGAGCGCATCAACTGGCATGCCGATCTCTCGAAAAAAGGGGCCAAGCAGTCGTGCGGCATGATGGTCAACTATCTCTATGAACCTGATGAGCTCGACGCCAACCTGCAACGGCTGATTGATGGCGAGGCGGCGCTGGGGCGTGCCGTATCGCGATTGCTTTAG
- a CDS encoding TRAP transporter large permease, whose translation MSELTIGLLYGGATLVAMFSGMPIAFALGAVAVAFMFGFMPASSLDTVTQNVYEEMASITLLSIPLFILKGAAIGKSRAGQDLYLALHAWMRRIPGGLGIANVFACGLFAAMAGSSPATCSAIGSAGIPEMRMRGYSPGFAAGIIAAGGTLGILLPPSITMILYAVAAEQSLGRLFLAGIVPALLLVGLFSCYAAWRYRKEYGAAQIALARDGTPSPFPNEPPATLREKLALLPRVLPFITLLIGVMAALYGGYATPSETAGLGGLLALALIAVIYRMWRPRQIAPILTSTLRESTMLMFIIGMSLLYSYVMSYLHISQSAAQWIVGLHLSRWVLLVAILLMVVVLGFFLPPVSIILMTAPIILPPLRAAGFDLVWFGVVMTIVMELGLIHPPVGLNIFVIKNTAPDIALRDIVWGVMPFVVLMIVAVALICLMPGLSLWLPDWVMG comes from the coding sequence ATGAGCGAGCTCACGATTGGCCTGCTATACGGCGGCGCGACGCTGGTCGCCATGTTCTCGGGCATGCCCATTGCCTTTGCCCTTGGTGCCGTGGCCGTTGCGTTCATGTTCGGCTTCATGCCCGCGTCGTCGCTCGATACGGTGACTCAAAACGTCTACGAGGAGATGGCCAGCATCACGCTGCTGTCGATTCCGCTCTTCATCCTGAAGGGCGCGGCGATCGGCAAATCACGCGCGGGGCAGGATCTGTATCTGGCGTTGCACGCGTGGATGCGGCGGATTCCGGGCGGGCTCGGCATCGCCAACGTGTTCGCCTGTGGGCTGTTCGCGGCCATGGCCGGGTCGAGCCCGGCGACGTGTTCGGCGATCGGCAGTGCCGGAATTCCCGAGATGCGCATGCGCGGTTATTCGCCGGGCTTCGCTGCGGGCATCATCGCCGCCGGTGGCACGCTGGGCATTCTGCTGCCGCCTTCGATCACGATGATTCTCTACGCGGTGGCCGCTGAACAGTCGCTCGGGCGCTTGTTCCTCGCGGGCATCGTGCCGGCGCTGCTGCTGGTGGGGTTGTTCTCGTGTTACGCGGCGTGGCGCTATCGCAAGGAATACGGCGCCGCGCAGATCGCGCTGGCACGCGACGGAACACCGTCGCCGTTCCCCAACGAACCGCCCGCCACATTGCGCGAGAAGCTTGCGCTGCTGCCCCGCGTGCTGCCCTTCATCACCTTGCTGATTGGTGTGATGGCGGCGCTCTACGGCGGGTATGCGACGCCGTCGGAGACGGCCGGGTTGGGCGGTCTGCTCGCGCTGGCGCTCATCGCTGTGATCTATCGCATGTGGCGTCCGCGCCAGATCGCGCCGATTCTCACGAGTACGCTGCGTGAATCGACGATGTTGATGTTCATCATCGGGATGTCGCTGCTGTATTCGTACGTGATGAGCTATCTGCACATCAGTCAGTCGGCCGCGCAGTGGATCGTGGGACTGCACTTGTCGCGCTGGGTGCTGTTGGTGGCTATCTTGCTGATGGTCGTCGTGCTTGGCTTTTTCCTGCCGCCGGTGAGCATCATCCTGATGACCGCGCCGATCATTCTGCCGCCACTGCGCGCGGCCGGTTTCGATCTCGTGTGGTTTGGCGTCGTGATGACGATTGTCATGGAACTGGGGTTGATTCACCCGCCCGTGGGACTCAACATATTCGTCATCAAGAACACGGCGCCCGACATTGCGTTGCGCGACATCGTCTGGGGTGTGATGCCGTTTGTGGTGCTGATGATTGTCGCTGTCGCCCTGATTTGCCTGATGCCGGGCCTCTCGCTGTGGCTGCCGGATTGGGTGATGGGGTAA
- a CDS encoding TRAP transporter small permease: MSGVAMGADPVVPRTRVLRRLDALLQGVSRLLMVVCMLALVGAALVLSYSVFARHVLKLATDWQDEAAVFLLVGATFVSAAHVQHLRGHIGIEAITTLLSPRVNRIRRWFVDIVTFAFCAFFAWKSWTLFWEAYVDGQTSSSTWSPPLAIPYGLMAGGMTLLTVQLLLQIAIGACEMGPRADDGQASNRKGGTHV; encoded by the coding sequence ATGAGCGGGGTCGCCATGGGGGCCGATCCCGTGGTGCCGCGAACCCGCGTCTTGCGTCGGCTCGACGCCCTCTTGCAGGGCGTGAGCCGCCTGCTCATGGTCGTGTGCATGCTCGCGCTCGTGGGGGCCGCGCTGGTGCTCAGCTACAGCGTGTTTGCCCGGCATGTGCTCAAGCTCGCCACCGACTGGCAGGACGAGGCCGCCGTGTTCCTGCTGGTGGGCGCGACGTTCGTCAGCGCCGCGCATGTGCAGCATTTGCGCGGTCACATCGGCATCGAAGCCATCACGACACTGCTCTCGCCACGCGTGAATCGCATCCGGCGCTGGTTTGTCGACATCGTCACGTTCGCGTTCTGCGCGTTCTTCGCATGGAAGTCGTGGACGCTGTTCTGGGAAGCCTATGTCGACGGGCAGACCAGTAGCTCGACGTGGAGCCCGCCGTTGGCGATCCCGTATGGATTGATGGCGGGCGGCATGACCTTGCTCACCGTGCAATTGCTGCTGCAAATCGCCATCGGCGCTTGTGAGATGGGCCCTCGGGCCGACGACGGGCAAGCGTCGAATCGCAAGGGAGGCACGCACGTATGA
- the dctP gene encoding TRAP transporter substrate-binding protein DctP, translating into METTPSPLRRQLMLGAASALVTGGLASPWGSAFAQTGPLKISHQFPGGTLTEGDFRDRLCRKFAQEVEKRTNGALKFQVYPGSSLMKTNSQFSALRRGALDLSLYPLPYAGGEVRELNIGLMPGLVTSYAQGNAWRGGEIGKVLTDVLADKNIVIVSWVWQAGGVASRSAPLVAPEDAKGMKVRGGSREMDMMLKEAGAAVISLPSNELYAAMQTGAMDAAMTSSTSLMSFRLEEVSKHLTTGRNKSYWFMLEPLLMSKQIFDKLPKDQQQVILQVGKELEAFGTEAAKADDAQIASVYTKAGAKVYDLDEATVMKWRDIARRTAWKDYASKSDTCAKLLALAEKVPA; encoded by the coding sequence ATGGAGACGACACCTTCCCCGCTGCGGCGGCAACTCATGCTGGGCGCCGCATCGGCGCTCGTGACCGGCGGGCTGGCCAGCCCGTGGGGCAGCGCTTTCGCGCAGACCGGTCCGCTCAAGATTTCGCATCAATTCCCCGGGGGCACCCTCACCGAAGGCGACTTTCGTGATCGGCTGTGCCGCAAGTTCGCGCAGGAAGTCGAAAAGCGCACAAATGGCGCGCTCAAATTTCAGGTCTATCCGGGCAGCTCGCTCATGAAGACCAATTCGCAGTTCTCGGCGTTGCGCCGGGGCGCGCTCGATCTTTCGCTTTACCCGCTGCCGTACGCCGGTGGTGAGGTGCGCGAACTCAATATTGGGCTGATGCCGGGGTTGGTGACGTCGTACGCCCAAGGCAACGCGTGGCGGGGCGGCGAAATCGGCAAGGTGCTGACCGACGTGCTCGCCGACAAGAACATCGTGATCGTCAGTTGGGTCTGGCAGGCCGGTGGCGTTGCCAGCCGTTCGGCACCGCTCGTTGCCCCGGAAGACGCCAAGGGCATGAAGGTGCGCGGCGGCAGCCGCGAGATGGACATGATGCTGAAGGAAGCCGGCGCCGCCGTGATCTCGCTGCCGTCCAACGAGTTGTATGCCGCCATGCAGACCGGCGCGATGGATGCGGCCATGACGTCGTCGACGAGCCTGATGTCGTTCCGTCTCGAAGAAGTCTCGAAGCATCTGACCACCGGGCGCAACAAATCTTACTGGTTCATGCTCGAACCGCTGCTCATGTCGAAGCAGATCTTCGACAAGCTGCCCAAAGACCAGCAGCAGGTCATTCTGCAAGTCGGCAAGGAACTGGAGGCGTTCGGTACCGAAGCTGCCAAGGCCGACGACGCGCAGATCGCCAGCGTCTACACCAAGGCGGGCGCGAAGGTCTATGACCTCGACGAAGCCACGGTGATGAAGTGGCGCGACATTGCCCGGCGCACGGCGTGGAAGGACTACGCCAGCAAGTCGGATACCTGCGCCAAGTTGCTCGCGCTCGCCGAGAAGGTGCCTGCATGA
- a CDS encoding GntR family transcriptional regulator — MTVKPKRSEALRQAIEEKIALGEYPPGMRLDEAELSATFGVSRTPLREALIQLGMSGVVEMRPRRGAVVAEVDPKRLCEMFEVMAELESMCGRLAARRITDAELAELRTTHLASQAAAEARDLDRYYTINASFHAQIYAASHNAYLHETALQLHQRLRVYRRMQLRVRDRLGHSFAEHDAVFRAIEAGDADAAAEGLRGHVTVQGERFGDLMASLRALERKAG; from the coding sequence ATGACGGTAAAACCGAAGCGATCGGAAGCGCTGCGCCAGGCCATCGAAGAGAAGATTGCACTGGGGGAATATCCGCCAGGCATGCGGCTGGACGAAGCCGAGTTGTCGGCCACGTTTGGCGTGTCGCGCACGCCGTTGCGCGAGGCACTGATTCAGTTGGGCATGTCGGGCGTGGTGGAGATGCGCCCGAGGCGCGGTGCCGTGGTCGCCGAAGTCGATCCGAAGCGGCTTTGCGAGATGTTCGAAGTGATGGCAGAGCTCGAATCGATGTGCGGCCGGCTCGCCGCACGCCGCATCACCGACGCGGAGCTGGCCGAGCTGCGCACCACCCATCTGGCGAGTCAGGCGGCGGCCGAGGCCCGCGATCTCGACCGGTACTACACCATCAACGCCAGCTTCCACGCACAGATCTACGCCGCGAGTCACAACGCCTATCTTCACGAAACGGCGTTGCAGTTGCACCAACGGCTGCGCGTCTACCGCCGCATGCAGTTGCGCGTACGCGACCGGCTCGGGCACTCGTTTGCCGAACACGACGCCGTCTTTCGTGCGATCGAAGCCGGTGATGCCGACGCCGCCGCCGAAGGTTTGCGCGGCCACGTCACCGTGCAAGGCGAGCGCTTTGGCGATCTCATGGCATCGCTGCGGGCGCTGGAACGCAAGGCGGGATAA
- the lgt gene encoding prolipoprotein diacylglyceryl transferase yields the protein MLIHPQFDPVAIHLGPLAIRWYGLMYLVGFILFLLVGRLRVRQPSIAAQGWKAQDLDDMLFYGVIGVILGGRLGYVIFYKLSFYLANPLDIFKVWEGGMSFHGGFLGVLVAMWLFTRRRGHSLLEGTDLIAPMIPLGLAAGRLGNFINGELWGRVTSPDSRWAMLFPQAAAEDAQWAMSHPQAMADSAMQMVFAQFHGLPRYPSQLFEVALEGVALFLLLWFFARKARPVGAVSGMFLVGYGLFRFLAEFTREPDSFLGLLSFGLSMGQWLSLPMIVAGVIMLVWAHRRAAPTVASR from the coding sequence ATGCTGATTCATCCTCAATTCGACCCGGTCGCGATTCACCTCGGCCCGCTCGCCATCCGCTGGTACGGCCTGATGTATCTGGTCGGCTTCATTCTCTTCCTGCTGGTCGGACGCTTGCGCGTGCGTCAGCCGTCGATTGCCGCGCAAGGCTGGAAGGCGCAGGATCTCGACGACATGCTGTTCTACGGCGTGATCGGCGTGATTCTCGGTGGACGGCTGGGCTATGTGATTTTCTACAAGCTGTCGTTCTATCTGGCAAACCCGCTCGACATCTTCAAGGTGTGGGAAGGCGGCATGTCGTTCCACGGCGGCTTCCTTGGCGTGCTGGTGGCGATGTGGCTGTTCACGCGTCGCCGCGGTCATTCGCTGCTCGAAGGCACCGATCTGATCGCGCCGATGATTCCGCTGGGGCTGGCCGCCGGACGTCTGGGCAACTTCATCAACGGCGAGTTGTGGGGCCGGGTGACGAGCCCCGATTCGCGTTGGGCGATGCTGTTCCCGCAAGCGGCGGCGGAAGATGCGCAATGGGCCATGTCGCATCCGCAGGCGATGGCCGATAGCGCGATGCAGATGGTGTTCGCGCAGTTCCATGGGCTGCCGCGTTACCCGTCGCAGTTGTTCGAGGTCGCGCTGGAAGGCGTGGCGCTGTTCCTGCTGCTGTGGTTCTTTGCACGTAAGGCGCGCCCGGTGGGGGCGGTCTCCGGCATGTTCCTCGTGGGCTACGGGCTGTTCCGCTTCCTCGCCGAATTCACCCGCGAACCGGATTCGTTCCTCGGCCTGCTGTCGTTCGGTCTGTCGATGGGGCAATGGCTCTCGCTGCCGATGATCGTCGCGGGCGTGATCATGCTGGTGTGGGCGCATCGGCGTGCCGCGCCAACAGTCGCGTCACGCTAG
- a CDS encoding LysR family transcriptional regulator → MDLRQFRYFVAVAEERHFGRAAQRLAMTQPPLSQQIRALEASLGAPLFVRTNRSVELTAVGRQLLPEVRRILADAEALPALAQGLAHGEVGTLSLGFVSTADYGILPPLLREFGERYPRVRLQLLEATSDVQVEALMDGRIDAGLFIPPVPARFANELSYLPIMREPLMLALPAGRGDRQGGSRKSNEPNEPVSLTDFADEPLVIFPRRVAPAFYDIIMGCYGALGLTPRVGQEAIQMQTIVSLVSAGMGVALVPQSLCHLRRTGVEYRALRETSALIETGLLWRTAEVTPVLEGFLETARGVAQTPPGATLVD, encoded by the coding sequence ATGGATCTGCGTCAATTTCGGTATTTCGTGGCGGTGGCCGAGGAGCGTCATTTTGGACGTGCCGCGCAGCGTCTGGCGATGACCCAGCCGCCGCTCTCCCAGCAGATTCGGGCACTGGAGGCGTCGCTCGGCGCCCCGCTGTTTGTGAGAACGAACCGCTCGGTGGAGCTCACGGCGGTCGGGCGGCAGTTGCTGCCCGAGGTGCGGCGCATTCTCGCCGACGCCGAAGCGCTGCCCGCGCTGGCGCAAGGGCTCGCGCACGGCGAGGTGGGAACGCTCTCGCTCGGGTTCGTGTCGACGGCGGATTACGGCATCTTGCCGCCGCTGCTGCGCGAGTTCGGCGAGCGCTATCCGCGCGTGCGGCTGCAATTGCTGGAGGCGACGAGCGATGTGCAGGTCGAGGCGCTTATGGACGGCCGGATCGACGCGGGCCTCTTCATCCCGCCGGTGCCGGCGCGCTTTGCCAACGAACTCTCCTATCTGCCGATCATGCGCGAGCCGCTGATGCTGGCATTACCGGCGGGGCGAGGGGATAGGCAGGGCGGGTCGAGGAAGTCGAACGAGCCGAACGAGCCGGTCAGCCTGACGGACTTTGCCGACGAGCCGCTCGTGATCTTCCCGCGCCGTGTAGCCCCGGCGTTCTACGACATCATCATGGGCTGCTACGGGGCACTGGGGCTGACGCCGCGTGTCGGGCAGGAAGCGATTCAGATGCAGACGATTGTGAGTCTTGTCTCGGCGGGCATGGGCGTAGCGCTGGTGCCGCAGTCGCTGTGTCATCTGCGCCGCACGGGCGTCGAGTATCGTGCCCTGCGAGAGACCAGTGCGCTGATCGAGACCGGGCTGCTCTGGCGCACGGCGGAAGTCACGCCTGTGCTCGAAGGCTTTCTCGAAACGGCGCGTGGCGTGGCACAAACACCGCCCGGCGCAACGCTGGTGGACTAG